A genomic region of Streptomyces diastaticus subsp. diastaticus contains the following coding sequences:
- a CDS encoding enoyl-CoA hydratase/isomerase family protein, translated as MSDVLFRTSGRAARISLNRPRALNSLTHDMVLRIDAKLSEWERDPAVEIVVITGEGERGLCVGGDIRAIHDDARDADGRASAAFWRDEYRLNARIARYPKPYVAVMDGIVMGGGVGVSAHGSVRVVTERSRIAMPETGIGFVPDVGGTYLLALAPGELGTHLALTGAPVGAADALLCGLADQYMPSASLQSFVDDLAELPVREALGRHVQEPPPGELAGRRDWIDACFRADTVEEIVQRLLALGDPAAKETAETLLLKSPTALKVTLAALRRARRLGPLERVLDQEYRVSCACLRSPDLVEGIRAQVIDKDRRPAWSPATLVEVTEADVERFFTHLGEHELGLAATSDTTEEVAW; from the coding sequence ATGAGCGACGTCCTGTTCCGCACGAGCGGCCGCGCCGCCCGCATCAGCCTCAACCGCCCGCGGGCTCTGAACTCCCTCACCCACGACATGGTGCTCCGCATCGACGCGAAGCTCAGCGAGTGGGAGCGTGATCCGGCCGTCGAGATCGTCGTCATCACGGGCGAGGGGGAGCGCGGCCTGTGCGTCGGCGGAGACATCCGCGCCATCCACGACGACGCCCGCGACGCCGACGGCCGGGCCTCCGCCGCCTTCTGGCGCGACGAGTACCGCCTCAACGCCCGCATCGCCCGCTACCCCAAGCCGTACGTCGCCGTCATGGACGGCATCGTCATGGGCGGCGGGGTCGGCGTCTCCGCGCACGGCAGCGTCCGTGTCGTCACCGAGCGGTCCAGGATCGCCATGCCGGAGACCGGCATCGGCTTCGTCCCCGACGTCGGCGGAACCTATCTGCTCGCCCTGGCACCGGGAGAGCTGGGCACCCACCTCGCCCTGACGGGCGCGCCGGTCGGTGCCGCGGACGCCTTGCTGTGCGGGCTCGCCGACCAGTACATGCCCTCGGCCTCGCTCCAGTCCTTCGTCGACGACCTGGCGGAACTGCCGGTACGTGAGGCCCTCGGGCGTCATGTCCAGGAGCCGCCGCCGGGAGAACTCGCCGGCCGCCGGGACTGGATCGACGCCTGCTTCCGCGCCGACACTGTCGAGGAGATCGTCCAGCGGCTCCTCGCGCTGGGCGACCCGGCTGCCAAGGAGACCGCCGAGACCCTCCTCCTCAAGTCCCCGACAGCGCTCAAGGTCACCCTGGCGGCGCTGCGCCGCGCCCGTCGGCTCGGGCCGCTCGAGAGGGTCCTCGACCAGGAGTACCGCGTCTCCTGCGCCTGCCTGCGCAGCCCCGACCTGGTGGAGGGCATCCGCGCCCAGGTCATCGACAAGGACCGCCGTCCCGCCTGGTCGCCGGCGACGCTCGTCGAGGTCACCGAGGCGGACGTCGAGCGCTTCTTCACGCACCTCGGCGAGCACGAACTCGGCCTCGCCGCCACATCCGACACCACCGAGGAGGTGGCCTGGTGA
- a CDS encoding acyl-CoA dehydrogenase family protein translates to MTITALTEDQQALVETTLDFAQDHLAPHALDWDRDKHFPVDVLRKAAGLGLGGVYVREESGGSGLTRSDGVLVFETLASGCPAIAGYLSIHNMVAWMIDRYGDDAQRERWLPRLCAMEDLASYCLTEPGAGSDAAALTTRAVRDGDGWVLTGVKQFISGAGASQSYVVMARTGGGGPDGVSAFVVDKDDAGVSFGPNERKMGWNAQPTRQVVLDGVRLPADRLLGREGEGFRIAMSGLNGGRLGIAACSLGGARSALDRSLAHLADREAFGQRLLDAQALRFRLADMATELAAARALVAQAAHALDRGDPQAPYLCAMAKRFATDTGYSVADRALQLHGGYGYLSEYGIEKIVRDLRVHQILEGTNEIMRVIVARGLTEAFA, encoded by the coding sequence ATGACCATCACCGCGCTCACCGAGGACCAGCAGGCCCTCGTCGAGACCACGCTCGACTTCGCCCAGGACCACCTCGCCCCGCACGCCCTGGACTGGGACCGCGACAAGCACTTCCCCGTCGACGTGCTGCGCAAGGCGGCCGGACTCGGCCTCGGCGGTGTCTACGTCCGCGAGGAGTCCGGCGGCAGCGGCCTCACCCGCTCCGACGGCGTCCTCGTCTTCGAGACCCTCGCCTCCGGCTGCCCGGCCATCGCCGGGTACCTCTCCATCCACAACATGGTCGCCTGGATGATCGACCGCTACGGTGACGACGCCCAGCGCGAACGGTGGCTGCCGCGCCTGTGCGCCATGGAGGATCTCGCCAGCTACTGCCTGACCGAGCCGGGTGCGGGCTCGGACGCGGCCGCCCTGACGACCCGTGCCGTCCGGGACGGCGACGGCTGGGTGCTCACCGGCGTGAAGCAGTTCATCTCCGGTGCGGGCGCGTCCCAGTCGTACGTCGTCATGGCCCGTACCGGCGGCGGGGGCCCCGACGGGGTGTCCGCGTTCGTCGTCGACAAGGATGACGCGGGTGTCAGCTTCGGGCCGAACGAGCGGAAGATGGGCTGGAACGCCCAGCCCACCCGCCAGGTCGTCCTGGACGGCGTCCGCCTGCCCGCGGACCGGCTCCTCGGCCGCGAGGGCGAGGGCTTCCGCATCGCCATGAGCGGCCTCAACGGCGGCCGGCTCGGCATCGCCGCCTGTTCCCTGGGAGGCGCCCGCAGCGCGCTCGACCGGAGCCTGGCCCACCTCGCCGACCGCGAGGCGTTCGGGCAGCGGCTCCTGGACGCCCAGGCTCTGCGCTTCCGGCTCGCCGACATGGCGACCGAGCTGGCCGCAGCGCGCGCCCTGGTGGCGCAGGCCGCGCATGCGCTCGACCGCGGCGACCCGCAGGCGCCGTACCTGTGCGCGATGGCGAAGCGGTTCGCCACCGACACCGGCTACTCCGTCGCCGACCGCGCACTCCAGCTCCACGGCGGCTACGGCTACCTCAGCGAGTACGGCATCGAGAAGATCGTCCGCGACCTGCGCGTCCACCAGATCCTGGAAGGAACCAACGAGATCATGCGCGTCATCGTGGCACGCGGCCTGACGGAGGCGTTCGCATGA
- a CDS encoding CoA-acylating methylmalonate-semialdehyde dehydrogenase, with protein sequence MVREHERASVRELTHFVGGKHTPGTSGSFGEVYDPNTGDVQALVPLANRAETEAAIADADRAQREWGEWNPQRRARVMMRFLQLVEQEKDTLARLLSAEHGKTVADAHGDIQRGLEVVEFAAGIPHLLKGEFTDNAGTGIDVHSLRSPLGVVAGITPFNFPAMIPLWKAAPALACGNAFILKPSERDPSVPLRLAELFLESGLPPGVLNVVNGARETVDTLLEDPRVAALGFVGSTPVAAHVYATAAAHGKRAQCFGGAKNHMIVMPDADLDQAVDALVGAGYGSAGERCMAISVAVPVGEETADALVARLKDRIAALRIGRSDDPEADFGPLVGRDAVDRVRSYVDLGVKEGAELVVDGRGFTLDGHANGFFAGASLFDRVTPAMRIYQEEIFGPVLSVVRAADYEEALRLPSEHTFGNGVALFTRDGDTARDFTRRVNTGMVGVNVPIPVPVAYHTFGGWKRSGFGDLNQHGPDAVRFYTRTKTVTSRWPAGLREGASFTIPTMS encoded by the coding sequence ATGGTCCGAGAGCACGAACGCGCCTCCGTGCGCGAGTTGACGCACTTCGTCGGCGGCAAGCACACCCCGGGCACCTCGGGGTCCTTCGGCGAGGTGTACGACCCCAACACCGGCGACGTCCAGGCCCTGGTACCCCTCGCGAACCGCGCCGAGACCGAGGCGGCCATCGCCGACGCCGACCGCGCACAGCGCGAGTGGGGCGAATGGAACCCGCAACGCCGGGCCCGGGTCATGATGCGCTTTCTCCAGCTCGTCGAGCAGGAGAAGGACACGCTGGCCCGGCTGCTGTCCGCCGAGCACGGCAAGACCGTCGCCGACGCCCACGGCGACATCCAGCGCGGCCTGGAGGTCGTCGAGTTCGCCGCCGGCATCCCGCACCTGCTCAAGGGCGAGTTCACCGACAACGCCGGCACCGGCATCGACGTCCACTCCCTGCGTTCCCCGCTCGGCGTGGTCGCCGGGATCACCCCCTTCAACTTCCCCGCGATGATCCCCCTGTGGAAGGCCGCCCCCGCGCTGGCCTGCGGCAACGCCTTCATCCTCAAGCCGTCGGAGCGGGACCCGTCCGTCCCGCTGCGGCTCGCCGAACTCTTCCTGGAGTCGGGCCTGCCGCCCGGCGTCCTCAACGTCGTCAACGGCGCCCGGGAGACCGTCGACACCCTCCTGGAGGATCCCCGCGTAGCAGCCCTCGGCTTCGTCGGCTCCACCCCGGTCGCCGCGCACGTCTACGCGACCGCCGCCGCGCACGGAAAGCGCGCCCAGTGCTTCGGCGGTGCCAAGAACCACATGATCGTGATGCCGGACGCCGACCTCGACCAGGCCGTCGACGCCCTGGTCGGTGCCGGGTACGGCTCGGCGGGGGAGCGGTGCATGGCGATCTCGGTCGCCGTCCCGGTGGGGGAGGAGACCGCCGACGCGCTCGTGGCCCGACTCAAGGACCGCATCGCCGCGCTGCGGATCGGCCGCAGCGACGACCCCGAGGCCGACTTCGGCCCCCTGGTGGGCCGGGACGCCGTGGACCGGGTCCGCTCATACGTCGACCTCGGTGTCAAGGAAGGAGCCGAACTCGTCGTGGATGGACGGGGATTCACCCTCGACGGCCACGCGAACGGCTTCTTCGCCGGCGCCTCCCTCTTCGACCGGGTGACGCCCGCCATGCGCATCTACCAGGAGGAGATCTTCGGCCCCGTGCTGTCCGTCGTGCGCGCCGCTGACTACGAGGAGGCGCTGCGCCTGCCCAGCGAGCACACCTTCGGCAACGGCGTGGCGCTCTTCACCCGGGACGGCGACACCGCCCGCGACTTCACCCGGCGAGTCAACACCGGCATGGTCGGCGTCAACGTGCCCATCCCGGTACCGGTCGCCTACCACACCTTCGGCGGCTGGAAGCGCTCCGGCTTCGGCGACCTCAACCAACACGGTCCGGACGCCGTCCGCTTCTACACCCGTACGAAGACGGTCACCTCGCGCTGGCCCGCCGGCCTGCGAGAAGGAGCGAGCTTCACGATCCCCACGATGAGCTGA
- a CDS encoding ECF transporter S component → MTTAAAIRLTPRIAVVMVLSAFLGIVAFFWPFVVAPGKFGSNYAPPLIFGVLLVLVLCVVLSEIAEGGIDSKALAMLGVLSAVNAALRPLGAGTAGIETVFFVLVLAGRVYGPGFGFTLGCTSLFASALITGGVGPWMPYQMFGCAFVGMLAGFLPRATGRREVLMLAVYGSLSGYLFGFLLNLSFWPFSLDPNSSIAYLPGLPFTEQWQRYIAFDIATSLGWDTGRAVTNFVCILLAGPAVLTTFRRAARKARFRAPVRFAEPRTADSEPT, encoded by the coding sequence ATGACGACGGCCGCCGCCATCCGGCTGACCCCACGCATCGCAGTCGTCATGGTGCTGTCGGCGTTCCTCGGGATCGTCGCCTTCTTCTGGCCGTTCGTCGTGGCACCCGGGAAGTTCGGCTCGAACTATGCGCCCCCGCTCATCTTCGGCGTGCTCCTGGTGCTCGTCCTGTGTGTGGTCCTCTCGGAGATCGCCGAGGGCGGTATCGACTCCAAGGCCCTCGCCATGCTGGGTGTCCTGTCCGCCGTGAACGCGGCCCTGCGACCGCTGGGGGCCGGAACCGCCGGCATCGAGACCGTCTTCTTCGTCCTGGTCCTGGCCGGCCGCGTCTACGGCCCCGGCTTCGGCTTCACCCTCGGCTGTACCTCCCTGTTCGCCTCCGCGCTCATCACCGGCGGGGTCGGGCCCTGGATGCCGTACCAGATGTTCGGCTGTGCCTTCGTCGGGATGCTCGCCGGATTCCTCCCCCGGGCCACGGGCCGCCGCGAGGTGCTGATGCTGGCCGTCTACGGTTCCCTGTCCGGGTATCTCTTCGGCTTCCTCCTCAACCTTTCCTTCTGGCCGTTCTCCCTGGACCCCAACAGCTCCATCGCCTACCTGCCCGGACTGCCCTTCACCGAGCAGTGGCAGCGCTACATCGCCTTCGACATCGCCACGTCCCTGGGCTGGGACACCGGCCGGGCGGTCACCAACTTCGTGTGCATCCTGCTGGCGGGGCCGGCGGTGCTGACGACCTTCCGGCGGGCCGCGCGCAAGGCCCGGTTCCGCGCTCCCGTGCGCTTCGCCGAACCCCGGACGGCCGATTCCGAACCCACCTGA
- a CDS encoding ABC transporter ATP-binding protein, with amino-acid sequence MITFEQVTIQYDDAPEPALRDVDLTVEEGELCLVVGHTGVGKSTLLGAVNGLVPHFTGGTLYGRVTVDGRDTAHHPPRELADVVGVVGQDPIDGFVTDTVEEELAYAMEQLAIASGTMRKRVEETLDLLGLADLRHRALYELSGGQQQRVAIGSVLTAHPRVLVLDEPTSALDPTAAEEVLAAVTRLVHDLGVTVLMAEHRLERVVQYADRVLHLPGDGRARIGPAAEILRTSTIAPPIVELGRAADWSPLPLSIRDARREAAPLRTELADRPPAPVRLAPAQERRKLLTARGITVAYGGVPAVREVDLDLYAGEVTALMGRNGCGKSSLLWALQGSGPRRAGTVKPVDGPDPRDVPAARSRRLVGLVPQTPSDLLYLESVRQELDQADTESGTTEARTVLDRLAPGIDDATHPRDLSEGQKLALVLAIQLSAAPRVVLLDEPTRGLDYRAKTALIGVVNALAAEGRAVVISTHDVEFAARAADRVVVMAEGDVVDDGPTADVIVSSPVFAPQTAKILAPLPYLTVDQVKAARS; translated from the coding sequence GTGATCACCTTCGAGCAGGTCACCATCCAGTACGACGACGCACCCGAACCGGCACTCCGGGACGTCGACCTGACGGTGGAGGAGGGCGAACTCTGCCTCGTCGTCGGGCACACGGGCGTCGGCAAGTCGACCCTCCTCGGCGCCGTCAACGGGCTCGTGCCGCACTTCACAGGTGGCACGCTCTACGGTCGCGTGACCGTCGACGGCCGGGACACGGCCCACCACCCGCCCCGCGAGCTGGCCGACGTCGTCGGCGTGGTCGGCCAGGACCCCATCGACGGCTTCGTGACCGACACGGTCGAGGAGGAACTCGCCTACGCCATGGAGCAGTTGGCGATAGCCTCGGGCACCATGCGCAAACGCGTGGAGGAGACACTGGACCTGCTCGGCCTCGCCGACCTGCGCCACCGGGCCCTGTACGAACTCTCCGGCGGCCAGCAGCAACGTGTCGCCATCGGCTCGGTGCTCACCGCCCACCCCCGGGTCCTGGTCCTGGACGAACCGACCTCCGCGCTGGACCCGACGGCCGCCGAGGAGGTCCTCGCCGCGGTCACCCGCCTCGTCCACGACCTCGGGGTCACCGTCCTCATGGCCGAGCACCGGCTCGAACGCGTCGTCCAGTACGCCGACCGGGTCCTCCACCTGCCCGGTGACGGCCGTGCCCGCATCGGACCCGCCGCCGAGATCCTGCGCACGTCGACGATCGCCCCGCCGATCGTCGAACTGGGCCGGGCGGCCGACTGGTCACCCCTGCCGCTGTCGATCCGCGACGCCCGCCGTGAGGCCGCCCCCCTGCGCACCGAACTGGCCGACCGCCCCCCGGCCCCTGTCCGCCTGGCCCCGGCCCAGGAGCGGCGCAAGCTGCTGACGGCGCGCGGCATCACCGTCGCCTACGGGGGCGTCCCCGCCGTACGAGAGGTCGACCTCGACCTGTACGCGGGCGAGGTGACCGCCCTCATGGGACGCAACGGCTGTGGCAAGTCCTCGCTCCTGTGGGCCTTGCAGGGGTCGGGCCCGCGCCGAGCCGGGACGGTGAAACCGGTCGACGGCCCCGATCCGCGCGACGTGCCCGCCGCGCGGTCCCGTCGACTCGTCGGACTGGTCCCGCAGACGCCCTCCGATCTGCTCTACCTGGAGAGCGTGAGGCAGGAGCTCGACCAGGCGGACACCGAGTCGGGCACCACCGAGGCCCGCACCGTACTGGACCGACTCGCTCCGGGCATCGACGACGCCACCCATCCCCGCGACCTGTCCGAGGGACAGAAGCTCGCCCTCGTCCTCGCCATCCAGCTCTCCGCCGCGCCCCGGGTCGTCCTGCTCGACGAGCCCACCCGCGGCCTGGACTACCGGGCCAAGACCGCACTGATCGGTGTCGTGAACGCCCTCGCGGCGGAGGGCAGGGCGGTCGTGATCTCCACCCACGACGTCGAGTTCGCCGCCCGCGCCGCCGACCGTGTCGTCGTCATGGCCGAGGGCGACGTCGTCGACGACGGTCCGACCGCCGACGTCATCGTCTCCTCGCCCGTCTTCGCGCCCCAGACGGCGAAGATCCTCGCGCCGCTGCCGTATCTGACCGTCGACCAGGTGAAGGCGGCCCGGTCATGA
- a CDS encoding energy-coupling factor transporter transmembrane component T: MSRTAVQALAAPSGPPPDRGGRRLPRILHPMAWWVWALALATAVSRTNNPLLLFLVLAVLGYVVTARRTEAPWARGFKYYLYLALTVVAIRVVFRAVFATGITPRDHFLFSLPHLPTPDWYAGIQIGGPVSLEALLSAATDGLRLACMLCCIGAANTLANPKRALRVLPGALYELGVAVTVAISVAPQLVQSVQRVVRARKLRAGDTKGMRALRGVVIPVLEDALERSLRLAAAMDSRGYGRAGRATRRSRRITGALILLGMCGLCAGAYGLLDATAPSFLGLPAMGLGALLCVAGLRLGGRRVTRTTYRPDPWRLPEWAVAGSGVLSAVLLFANLGYDPAQLNPTFYPLTWPDLPLVPTAAILLAGTAGFLAPPPSPVRRADAP, from the coding sequence GTGTCCCGTACGGCCGTGCAGGCCCTCGCCGCCCCGTCCGGCCCGCCGCCGGACCGGGGCGGCCGACGCCTGCCGCGCATCCTGCACCCGATGGCCTGGTGGGTGTGGGCACTGGCGCTCGCCACCGCCGTCAGCCGCACCAACAACCCACTGCTGCTGTTCCTCGTCCTCGCCGTCCTCGGCTACGTCGTCACCGCCCGGCGCACCGAGGCACCGTGGGCCCGCGGCTTCAAGTACTACCTGTACCTGGCCCTGACCGTCGTGGCCATCCGGGTCGTCTTCCGCGCCGTCTTCGCCACCGGCATCACACCCCGCGACCACTTCCTGTTCTCTCTCCCGCACCTCCCCACCCCCGACTGGTACGCGGGCATCCAAATCGGTGGGCCGGTATCGCTGGAGGCGCTGCTGTCGGCGGCGACCGACGGGCTGCGCCTGGCGTGCATGCTGTGCTGCATCGGCGCCGCCAACACCCTCGCCAACCCCAAACGGGCCCTGCGCGTCCTGCCGGGCGCGCTGTACGAACTGGGCGTCGCCGTCACCGTCGCCATCAGCGTGGCCCCGCAGCTGGTACAGAGCGTGCAGCGCGTCGTACGGGCCCGGAAGCTGCGCGCCGGCGACACCAAGGGCATGCGGGCCCTGCGCGGCGTCGTCATCCCGGTGCTGGAGGACGCCCTGGAACGCTCCCTGCGCCTCGCCGCCGCGATGGACTCCCGAGGTTACGGCCGTGCGGGCCGGGCCACCCGCCGCTCCCGCCGGATCACCGGCGCTCTGATACTGCTCGGCATGTGCGGCCTGTGCGCAGGCGCCTACGGGCTGCTGGACGCCACCGCGCCCTCCTTCCTGGGCCTGCCCGCCATGGGGCTCGGCGCGCTGCTGTGCGTGGCCGGCCTGCGCCTGGGAGGCCGGCGGGTCACCCGCACCACCTACCGGCCCGACCCCTGGCGCCTGCCCGAGTGGGCGGTGGCCGGCAGCGGAGTCCTGTCGGCCGTCCTGCTCTTCGCCAACCTCGGCTACGACCCCGCCCAGCTCAACCCCACGTTCTACCCCCTCACCTGGCCCGACCTGCCCCTCGTACCGACGGCCGCGATCCTGCTCGCCGGCACGGCCGGTTTCCTCGCACCCCCGCCCAGCCCCGTCCGGAGAGCCGACGCCCCGTGA
- a CDS encoding prenyltransferase/squalene oxidase repeat-containing protein has product MTALVTAFLVLAAACVSFVTTASAAADPIGECTATKGAVVAVDFGPFGGDLVRGCDPTPTTGYELLHDGGFGTTGTGHDGPGFICRIGHGSFDGGTQYPTPDRDDCVLTPPATAYWSYWVASPGEDEWSYSQYGAMSRNLKDGDVDAWVYGGTDIGGGTGGPDFSPDDVRAGETGGTPAPGTPTGAPGEVDATGAATWLKDRLTDGERVVDDGSDVPNYLLTTETAYALAATEGKSAALDKVTAFLAAHADDYAYPNGTGEAPDAAAAARLALLAESTEADPRAVGGHDLLGDLAAHVCAAGPESGEPTPGCTAKGDFRNAGYTEGQALSVLALLRAGTAPAAETVDRLTQMQCRDGGVTSVLIRPGENCDGDPATTGLVALVLDQAGGHDEAVTKARGYLAKTQREDGAFPGYTGATSGSVYATAYAAQALHGLGDTERAEAAVGWLSRQQLGGGGFGFEEGATDPAPYPTAVAVLAGTHTSLATLTTKKAEPTGPPTSQPPTSQPPTTEPGTPPPGVGPDLKKGVAYLTDTAQLKQGHYHLFDPKSPEADFGLTIDTAYALAATGLDNNTLRGIVDFIDDGGKDGAGKSIRDYTGVGTAYAQGGAIGKTALLAQAVGRDARDFAGLDLIAALEKGTCAKSTLPKRGCAAKGNYTYAESVFKQSLGVMAQLRAGEKEAAQEPLAYLVSLQQDNGAWPSLIPSSGDSDVDSTAIAAMALDMAGGAEAEQAVDRALAWLASRQLPGGGFPGTVGISVNSTGLAVQGLSLDASRYADEIAGGRKFLAGQQNADGGFNTSADGQRGSDLRASAQAVSGATGISFGELERSLAGTSPQPTPDPSDGVPDIVTPGDTSGGYGASGGYGASGGQGASGGGGALASTGVQVGLLAAIAALMVLAGWRVAVMARRRATAEGGR; this is encoded by the coding sequence TTGACGGCACTGGTGACCGCCTTCCTGGTGCTGGCGGCCGCTTGCGTGAGCTTCGTCACCACGGCGTCCGCCGCCGCGGACCCGATCGGGGAGTGCACCGCCACGAAGGGCGCCGTCGTCGCGGTCGACTTCGGACCGTTCGGCGGTGACCTGGTGCGCGGCTGCGACCCGACGCCGACCACCGGTTACGAGCTGCTGCACGACGGCGGCTTCGGCACCACGGGCACCGGCCACGACGGTCCGGGCTTCATCTGCCGCATCGGCCACGGCTCCTTCGACGGCGGCACCCAGTACCCGACCCCGGACCGGGACGACTGCGTCCTCACCCCGCCGGCGACCGCGTACTGGTCCTACTGGGTCGCCTCGCCTGGCGAGGACGAGTGGTCCTACAGCCAGTACGGCGCCATGAGCCGAAATCTCAAGGACGGCGATGTCGACGCCTGGGTGTACGGCGGCACGGACATCGGCGGCGGCACGGGCGGGCCCGACTTCAGCCCCGACGACGTCCGCGCGGGCGAGACGGGTGGCACCCCGGCTCCGGGAACACCGACGGGAGCGCCGGGGGAGGTCGACGCGACCGGCGCGGCGACCTGGCTGAAGGACCGTCTCACCGACGGTGAACGCGTCGTCGACGACGGCAGCGACGTACCCAACTACCTCCTGACCACGGAGACGGCCTACGCCCTCGCCGCCACCGAAGGCAAGAGCGCCGCTCTCGACAAGGTCACCGCCTTCCTTGCCGCCCACGCCGACGACTACGCCTACCCGAACGGCACCGGCGAGGCCCCCGACGCCGCCGCCGCCGCCCGCCTGGCCCTGCTGGCCGAGAGCACCGAGGCGGATCCGCGGGCCGTCGGCGGACACGACCTTCTCGGCGACCTGGCGGCCCACGTGTGCGCGGCCGGCCCCGAATCCGGCGAGCCCACTCCCGGCTGCACCGCCAAGGGCGACTTCCGCAACGCCGGTTACACCGAGGGGCAGGCCCTGTCCGTCCTCGCGCTCCTGCGCGCCGGTACGGCACCGGCGGCCGAGACGGTGGACCGGCTGACCCAGATGCAGTGCCGTGACGGCGGAGTCACCAGCGTCCTCATCCGCCCCGGAGAGAACTGCGACGGCGACCCGGCCACCACCGGCCTGGTGGCCCTGGTCCTCGACCAGGCCGGCGGCCATGACGAAGCCGTCACCAAGGCCCGCGGCTACCTGGCCAAGACCCAGCGCGAGGACGGAGCCTTCCCCGGCTACACCGGCGCCACCTCCGGCAGCGTCTATGCCACGGCCTACGCCGCGCAGGCCCTGCACGGACTGGGCGACACCGAACGCGCCGAAGCTGCCGTCGGCTGGCTGTCCCGTCAGCAGCTCGGCGGAGGAGGCTTCGGCTTCGAGGAGGGCGCCACCGACCCCGCCCCCTACCCGACCGCGGTCGCCGTCCTCGCGGGCACGCACACCAGCCTGGCCACCCTGACCACCAAGAAGGCCGAGCCGACCGGCCCGCCGACCTCGCAGCCTCCCACGTCCCAGCCTCCGACCACGGAGCCCGGCACCCCGCCTCCAGGAGTGGGCCCCGACCTGAAGAAGGGCGTCGCCTATCTCACCGACACCGCCCAGCTGAAGCAGGGCCACTACCACCTCTTCGACCCCAAGTCCCCCGAAGCGGACTTCGGCCTGACCATCGACACCGCCTACGCGCTCGCCGCCACCGGCCTGGACAACAACACGCTGCGCGGCATCGTCGACTTCATCGACGACGGCGGCAAGGACGGGGCGGGCAAGAGCATCCGCGACTACACCGGTGTCGGCACCGCCTACGCGCAGGGCGGCGCCATCGGCAAGACGGCGCTGCTCGCCCAGGCGGTCGGACGCGACGCCCGCGACTTCGCCGGCCTGGACCTCATCGCCGCTCTCGAAAAGGGCACCTGCGCCAAGAGCACCCTTCCGAAGAGAGGGTGTGCGGCCAAGGGCAACTACACCTACGCCGAGTCCGTCTTCAAGCAGTCGCTGGGCGTCATGGCGCAGCTGCGCGCGGGTGAGAAGGAGGCGGCCCAGGAACCGCTCGCCTACCTGGTGAGCCTCCAGCAGGACAACGGGGCCTGGCCCAGCCTGATCCCGTCCAGCGGTGATTCCGACGTCGACTCCACCGCCATCGCCGCCATGGCCCTGGACATGGCGGGCGGCGCGGAGGCCGAGCAGGCCGTCGACCGGGCGCTCGCCTGGCTGGCCTCGCGGCAGCTTCCCGGCGGTGGCTTCCCGGGCACGGTGGGTATCTCGGTCAACTCCACCGGCCTCGCGGTGCAGGGGCTGTCCCTCGACGCCTCCCGGTACGCCGACGAGATCGCCGGGGGGCGGAAGTTCCTGGCCGGCCAGCAGAATGCCGACGGCGGCTTCAACACCTCGGCGGACGGGCAGCGCGGCTCCGACCTGCGCGCGTCCGCCCAGGCGGTGAGCGGTGCCACCGGCATCTCCTTCGGTGAGCTGGAACGCAGTCTGGCCGGTACCTCACCGCAGCCCACCCCGGACCCGAGCGACGGCGTCCCGGACATCGTCACGCCGGGCGACACCTCGGGCGGATACGGCGCCTCCGGCGGATACGGCGCCTCCGGCGGGCAGGGGGCGTCCGGCGGCGGTGGCGCGCTCGCCTCCACCGGCGTCCAGGTCGGCCTCCTGGCCGCGATCGCCGCGCTCATGGTGCTGGCCGGGTGGCGCGTCGCGGTCATGGCACGGCGCAGGGCCACGGCGGAGGGCGGACGATGA
- a CDS encoding dienelactone hydrolase family protein yields MTEVLVFHHGHGLTAGIRRFAEQLRRAGHTVHAPDLYEGQIFDSLEEGAAYAESVGFDTIIARGAAAAEGLPAELIYVGFSLGVLPAQKLAQTRPGAKGASLLEACVPVSEFGATWPQDVPVQIHGMDADPFFAGEGDADAARAVVETVTDAELFLYPGDRHLFTDSSLPSYDEQAAMQVNHRVLGFLDRIK; encoded by the coding sequence ATGACTGAGGTGCTGGTCTTCCACCATGGGCACGGGCTGACCGCCGGCATTCGCAGGTTCGCCGAGCAATTGCGACGGGCCGGACACACCGTCCACGCTCCAGATCTGTACGAAGGGCAGATCTTCGACAGCCTCGAGGAGGGTGCCGCTTATGCCGAGAGCGTCGGGTTCGACACGATCATCGCGCGCGGAGCAGCCGCCGCAGAGGGGCTGCCTGCGGAGCTCATCTATGTTGGCTTCTCGCTCGGTGTCCTGCCGGCGCAGAAGCTGGCCCAGACTCGCCCCGGAGCGAAGGGGGCCTCGTTGCTTGAGGCGTGCGTCCCAGTCTCGGAGTTCGGCGCCACCTGGCCTCAAGACGTCCCTGTTCAGATTCACGGCATGGACGCAGATCCGTTCTTCGCCGGGGAGGGTGATGCGGACGCCGCCCGCGCGGTCGTCGAGACGGTGACGGATGCCGAGCTGTTCCTCTACCCCGGCGACAGACACCTGTTCACCGACAGCAGCCTGCCTTCTTACGACGAACAGGCCGCGATGCAGGTCAACCATCGGGTGCTCGGCTTCCTCGACCGCATTAAGTAG